From Spirosoma aerolatum, one genomic window encodes:
- a CDS encoding SusC/RagA family TonB-linked outer membrane protein, producing the protein MKLLLLSSTSLTGSLRRLLVTFLVSAVPILSVWAQTVSGRVTSADDNQPLPGVSIVVKGSSTGTTSRADGTYSLNVPVNGTLTFSFIGYQTQELAVGNRSTIDVAMAVGTATLSEIVVTALGIKKDIRQTGVAIQSVDGAQLLKAREPNPINSLTGKVAGLTIGASSELLGRPNISLRGNSDVLFVVDGIPITSDTWNISADDIDTYTVLKGASASALYGFRGKNGAILITTKRGTKDKRGFSVEVNTSQMFDQGFIAIPKVQDEYGPGDHGVYAFGDGKGNGLNDGDYDIWGPALNGQLIPQYDSPVVPGQTFTTKFPNGATFTSDRQPTPFTPRGKDNLRRFIQTGILSNNNVAVAATGEKYDMRFSLSYNYQRGLVPNTKLNVANFNITGGYNFSPKLRFETSLNYNRQFTPNFPDVNYGPNSLIYNIIAWGGADWNIDDMKQIWQPGKEGTQQIYAEYQRYNNPWFLAKYWLRGHYNNNVYGYASLRYQLTDGLQLTAKTQLTTYNLLRTEKFPYSATTYGREEARGDYREDRRALFDNINQVLLQYNKKVTPDLTVNALAGGEARVFNYNSDFASTNYLNVPGVYNFANSSNALIANNFQADMRVLSAYYSADFTFRDYVTLTTTGRMDKLSTLPKGNNAYFYPSVALSTVLSDYINLPTNLGISFLKLRASYANVKDGLTQSTIGTTPGASYPLGYGVDYSSSYGGPTYQNSAVYSLPLVYNNKPAAYYTNTLNNPNLKPNSTSQTEVGLDIRFLNNRLALDAAYFISNDGPRIFTLPSSESTGYTGRLVNGIMTQKKGGEISLTGQAIRSPKGFNWDVVANYSTYTERLKEVYPEGGINTLASNYFVGSSSSSRFINIGDRTDGFYAGSFIRTPDGQLINDAGGRPIVNPVAQFLGYVNPKFVWGLNNRFSYKNINFSFQFDGRVGGIIGDYVRQKTFQGGRNIETIQGAYGEARKNDVQAVKSYVGEGVVLTSGSINYDVNGNILNYGELKYAPNTTKTYAQDYIARVYGQAESFLMDRSYAKLREVIIGYTLPQTALRRLGVKQASVSVVGRNLLYFAKYKDIDLDQYLTGGISGLQTPTTRRYGINLNLVF; encoded by the coding sequence ATGAAGCTTCTTTTACTGTCTTCAACGTCACTAACCGGCTCATTGCGACGCCTGCTGGTGACGTTTTTAGTTAGTGCGGTGCCAATCCTGTCGGTTTGGGCACAAACCGTTTCGGGACGAGTTACCTCGGCCGACGATAATCAACCCTTACCGGGTGTGTCGATTGTGGTTAAAGGCTCCTCCACGGGTACTACGTCCCGCGCCGATGGAACCTATTCGCTAAACGTACCAGTCAACGGTACGCTGACGTTTTCATTCATTGGCTATCAAACTCAGGAGCTTGCCGTTGGTAACCGCAGCACAATCGATGTGGCTATGGCCGTAGGTACGGCTACCCTGAGCGAAATAGTCGTAACGGCGCTGGGTATTAAGAAAGATATACGCCAGACGGGAGTAGCTATTCAGTCGGTCGATGGAGCACAACTGCTCAAAGCGCGTGAACCGAACCCGATCAACTCGCTGACCGGAAAAGTAGCGGGTTTAACCATCGGTGCTTCGTCGGAACTGCTGGGCCGCCCAAACATTTCGTTGCGGGGTAATTCCGATGTCCTGTTTGTGGTCGATGGTATTCCCATTACGTCCGATACCTGGAACATCAGTGCCGACGATATTGATACCTACACGGTGCTGAAAGGGGCTTCGGCATCTGCCCTGTATGGTTTCCGGGGTAAGAACGGGGCCATTCTGATTACCACCAAACGTGGTACGAAAGATAAGCGTGGTTTTTCGGTGGAAGTGAACACGAGCCAGATGTTCGATCAGGGATTCATTGCCATTCCGAAAGTGCAGGATGAGTACGGTCCTGGCGATCATGGGGTTTATGCCTTCGGCGATGGCAAAGGAAATGGCTTGAACGATGGCGACTACGACATCTGGGGACCTGCTCTGAATGGTCAGTTGATTCCACAGTATGACAGTCCGGTAGTACCCGGTCAAACGTTCACGACCAAGTTCCCGAATGGAGCCACGTTTACCAGCGACCGTCAGCCTACGCCATTTACTCCGCGCGGGAAAGACAACCTCCGTCGGTTCATCCAGACGGGTATCCTGTCGAACAATAACGTAGCGGTAGCCGCAACGGGCGAGAAATATGATATGCGCTTTTCGCTGTCGTATAATTACCAGCGTGGTCTGGTTCCGAATACCAAACTGAATGTGGCTAACTTTAACATTACGGGTGGGTACAACTTTTCGCCGAAGCTCCGTTTTGAAACCAGCCTGAACTACAATCGGCAGTTTACGCCCAACTTCCCCGATGTAAACTACGGTCCGAACTCGCTGATTTATAATATTATTGCCTGGGGCGGTGCCGACTGGAACATCGACGATATGAAGCAGATCTGGCAGCCGGGTAAGGAAGGAACGCAACAGATTTATGCCGAGTATCAGCGCTACAATAACCCTTGGTTCCTGGCAAAATACTGGTTGCGCGGTCACTACAACAACAACGTGTATGGTTATGCGTCACTACGGTATCAACTTACCGATGGGCTTCAACTAACGGCAAAAACCCAGTTGACAACCTACAACCTGCTTCGCACCGAAAAATTCCCGTACTCGGCTACCACCTATGGTCGTGAAGAAGCTCGGGGTGACTATCGTGAAGATCGTCGGGCGTTGTTCGATAACATCAACCAGGTGTTGCTTCAGTACAACAAAAAGGTAACGCCCGATCTGACCGTAAATGCACTGGCAGGGGGCGAAGCTCGGGTGTTTAACTACAATTCTGACTTTGCCAGCACCAACTACCTGAACGTTCCGGGGGTATACAACTTCGCCAACTCATCGAATGCGCTAATCGCCAATAACTTCCAGGCCGATATGCGGGTGTTGTCTGCTTATTATTCAGCCGACTTTACGTTCCGCGATTATGTAACGCTGACCACAACGGGCCGGATGGATAAACTTTCGACCCTGCCTAAAGGTAACAATGCGTACTTCTATCCGTCGGTAGCGCTGAGTACAGTTCTATCAGACTATATCAATCTGCCAACGAACCTGGGTATTTCATTCCTGAAACTACGGGCGTCGTATGCCAATGTAAAAGACGGTCTGACCCAGTCGACGATTGGTACAACACCGGGCGCTTCGTATCCGCTGGGCTATGGGGTTGACTACAGCTCCTCGTATGGTGGACCAACCTACCAGAACTCGGCGGTGTATTCGCTACCCCTTGTGTACAATAACAAACCGGCAGCCTATTATACCAATACGCTCAACAACCCGAACCTGAAGCCGAACTCCACGTCGCAAACGGAGGTAGGGCTGGACATTCGCTTCCTGAACAACCGACTGGCGCTGGATGCGGCTTACTTCATCAGCAACGACGGGCCTCGTATCTTCACGCTACCCTCTTCGGAATCAACGGGATACACAGGCCGACTGGTGAATGGAATCATGACGCAGAAAAAAGGCGGAGAAATCTCGCTGACAGGCCAGGCGATTCGTTCGCCTAAAGGCTTCAACTGGGACGTGGTTGCCAACTACTCGACCTATACCGAACGGCTGAAGGAAGTGTATCCCGAAGGCGGTATCAATACCCTGGCTTCCAACTATTTTGTGGGTAGTAGCAGTAGTTCACGCTTTATCAACATTGGCGATCGGACCGATGGGTTCTATGCGGGTTCGTTCATCCGTACGCCCGACGGGCAGTTGATCAACGATGCGGGTGGACGGCCGATCGTCAATCCGGTGGCTCAGTTCCTGGGGTATGTGAATCCGAAGTTTGTGTGGGGACTCAATAACCGCTTCAGTTATAAAAACATCAACTTCAGCTTCCAGTTCGATGGTCGCGTGGGGGGGATCATTGGCGATTATGTCCGGCAGAAAACCTTCCAGGGAGGTCGTAACATCGAAACCATTCAGGGAGCCTATGGCGAAGCCCGTAAGAATGATGTACAGGCTGTCAAATCGTATGTGGGTGAAGGTGTAGTGCTGACGAGTGGCTCAATAAACTACGACGTAAACGGGAACATCCTCAACTACGGCGAATTGAAATACGCACCCAACACGACCAAAACGTATGCACAGGACTACATCGCCCGGGTATATGGGCAGGCGGAGTCCTTCCTGATGGATCGGAGTTATGCCAAATTGCGCGAGGTAATCATTGGTTACACGCTGCCACAGACTGCCCTGCGTCGGCTGGGAGTAAAACAGGCGAGTGTGTCGGTGGTTGGTCGTAACCTGCTGTATTTCGCCAAATACAAAGACATCGACCTCGACCAGTATCTGACAGGTGGTATCTCAGGTCTGCAAACCCCAACCACCCGGCGGTATGGTATCAATCTGAATCTGGTATTTTAA
- a CDS encoding TIGR03364 family FAD-dependent oxidoreductase yields MPTYDLIIVGAGALGTFHAYHAAKSGLRVLLLEKDRYPIQATVRNFGQVVPSGLAGRWFDYGRRSLEIYQRIQQETDLTVRANGTIYIASDNDEWTLVNELCGRYQQIGYPCSLLTKAECLDKYPTLQPDYVVGGLFFPGEMSVEPEQMIHRLIAYVQEKHGVDYRPGSAVIDVQPDGGGATVTLSNRQRFQGNRVLICGGHEVRLLYSEILAKAGLVVSKLQMLLAEPVAGLQLPGNILTGLTIRRYESFQECPSYVAIKTPDSLAELKKWGIHILFKQAADGSIIVGDSHEYANATQAEDLGYHTQDYINDLMLAEARRIVSFPIAIKKTWAGFYSQTPAEIFEYDVDPTIRIVTGIGGKGMSSGAGYAEESIRQWLGVYV; encoded by the coding sequence ATGCCTACTTACGACCTGATTATTGTTGGAGCCGGAGCGCTCGGGACATTTCATGCCTATCATGCGGCTAAATCCGGGCTGCGGGTTTTACTGCTCGAAAAAGATCGTTATCCTATTCAGGCTACTGTGCGGAATTTTGGGCAGGTGGTTCCCTCCGGGCTGGCTGGCCGATGGTTCGATTACGGGCGTCGGAGCCTGGAGATTTACCAGCGTATTCAGCAGGAAACCGACCTGACTGTTCGGGCCAATGGTACCATTTATATCGCGTCAGACAACGATGAGTGGACATTGGTAAATGAGTTGTGTGGCCGATACCAGCAGATTGGTTACCCTTGTTCATTACTGACCAAAGCAGAGTGCCTGGATAAATACCCTACCTTGCAGCCTGACTATGTAGTGGGCGGGTTATTTTTTCCCGGTGAGATGAGTGTGGAGCCGGAACAGATGATTCACCGACTCATTGCATATGTCCAGGAGAAACACGGTGTAGACTACCGACCGGGTTCGGCAGTTATTGATGTGCAGCCAGATGGGGGAGGGGCTACCGTAACCCTCAGTAACCGCCAGCGTTTTCAGGGAAATCGAGTACTCATTTGTGGAGGGCATGAAGTTCGTCTGTTGTATTCGGAAATTTTGGCTAAGGCCGGATTGGTTGTCAGTAAGCTACAAATGCTCCTGGCGGAACCGGTAGCTGGTCTTCAACTACCTGGCAATATCCTGACCGGATTGACCATTCGCCGGTATGAGTCATTTCAGGAATGTCCGTCGTATGTGGCTATCAAGACGCCCGATTCGCTGGCCGAACTGAAAAAATGGGGTATTCATATTCTGTTCAAGCAGGCTGCCGACGGTTCGATTATTGTGGGAGATTCGCACGAATATGCCAACGCTACCCAGGCCGAAGATCTGGGGTATCATACGCAGGATTATATCAACGACCTTATGCTGGCCGAAGCCCGGCGGATTGTTTCGTTTCCAATCGCCATAAAAAAGACCTGGGCCGGTTTTTATAGCCAGACTCCAGCCGAAATCTTTGAGTACGATGTTGATCCTACCATTCGGATCGTGACCGGTATAGGAGGGAAAGGCATGAGTTCGGGCGCGGGTTATGCCGAAGAAAGTATCCGTCAGTGGTTAGGTGTATACGTATAG